A single genomic interval of Stieleria maiorica harbors:
- a CDS encoding outer membrane protein assembly factor BamB family protein, protein MKRITHLTAMVLLALGLQHGALVDSASVNCAAGELMSPQTASRLGLEEVWRRQMRVPAGAGSIVDQQIIVHEADPREYVEVVTKAAEGEQPTVMFRIPTDQVGPDGQPIGKEEAERLARREVRRLARRKLDLSITSSTVPRIKLYTAANNGTLECRDAETGTPIWMSQVGDPQLNFGRMGIDDEFVTITNGGNLVKIDATNGEPINSVRTTSMPLYGAIHAGDFSLVPTIRNGVEGYPLADTTRDPFMEIVSGLALEPPTKSPTSTKVAWATDRGFVYVMELSGEPSVLFRLNTDGIVSGRIAAADGDRFFFGSESGQVYGLRATRTGRVLWSQPYGEPFYKAPFLVNGMVLLPSAYGNLYAIDEKTGLGVWDQPIPNVDEIIGGFDQMLFVRLLSQSFAAIDLETGSVIEVDNTLKPVKLLVNRTTDRLYLVNAIGTVQCLRAIGADNPTIRRAVDTGDPEEAEEATEKPEAEAPKAAPADPFGAGGDPFGAGGADPFGAGGADPFGAGDAGGGEMADPFGAPAGGGNDPFGGDPFGN, encoded by the coding sequence ATGAAACGAATCACCCATCTCACGGCGATGGTCTTGCTCGCGTTAGGACTGCAGCACGGAGCCTTGGTCGATAGCGCGTCGGTGAATTGCGCCGCGGGGGAACTGATGTCGCCCCAGACGGCGTCCCGATTGGGGTTGGAAGAGGTTTGGCGACGTCAAATGCGCGTTCCCGCCGGGGCCGGATCGATCGTCGATCAGCAGATCATCGTGCACGAGGCCGATCCGCGTGAGTACGTCGAAGTGGTGACCAAGGCGGCCGAGGGAGAGCAGCCGACGGTGATGTTCCGCATTCCGACCGATCAGGTCGGCCCGGACGGCCAGCCGATCGGCAAAGAGGAAGCCGAACGACTCGCCCGCCGCGAAGTCCGCCGATTGGCACGCCGCAAGTTGGATCTGTCGATCACATCCAGTACGGTCCCCCGAATCAAGCTTTACACGGCCGCCAACAACGGGACGCTTGAGTGTCGCGACGCGGAAACGGGGACGCCGATTTGGATGTCGCAGGTCGGTGACCCGCAACTGAACTTTGGACGGATGGGCATCGATGACGAGTTTGTGACCATCACCAACGGCGGCAACTTGGTCAAGATCGACGCCACCAACGGCGAGCCGATCAACAGTGTGCGGACGACCAGCATGCCGCTTTACGGAGCGATCCATGCCGGAGATTTTTCGTTGGTGCCGACGATCCGCAACGGCGTCGAAGGTTATCCGCTGGCCGATACCACGCGCGACCCGTTCATGGAAATCGTTTCCGGACTGGCGCTCGAACCGCCGACCAAATCACCGACGTCGACCAAAGTCGCCTGGGCGACCGATCGCGGATTCGTCTACGTGATGGAACTTTCCGGTGAACCGTCCGTGCTGTTCCGGCTGAACACCGACGGCATCGTCAGCGGCCGGATCGCAGCCGCCGACGGCGACCGATTCTTCTTCGGCAGCGAGTCGGGGCAGGTCTATGGTTTGCGTGCGACCCGAACCGGGCGTGTCCTGTGGAGCCAGCCTTATGGCGAACCGTTCTACAAGGCCCCGTTCCTGGTCAACGGCATGGTGCTGCTGCCGTCGGCCTACGGCAACCTGTACGCGATCGACGAAAAGACCGGCTTGGGCGTCTGGGATCAACCGATTCCCAATGTGGACGAAATCATCGGCGGGTTCGACCAGATGTTGTTCGTTCGACTGCTCAGCCAAAGCTTTGCCGCGATCGACCTGGAAACCGGCAGCGTGATCGAGGTCGACAACACGCTCAAACCTGTCAAGTTGCTGGTCAACCGAACCACCGATCGGCTGTACCTGGTCAATGCGATCGGCACGGTCCAGTGCTTGCGGGCGATCGGTGCGGACAACCCCACCATCCGACGTGCCGTTGATACGGGAGACCCCGAGGAGGCCGAGGAGGCGACCGAAAAGCCAGAAGCCGAAGCGCCCAAGGCGGCTCCGGCCGATCCGTTTGGTGCCGGTGGTGATCCCTTCGGTGCCGGTGGGGCGGACCCGTTCGGCGCCGGTGGGGCGGATCCCTTCGGTGCTGGTGACGCGGGCGGCGGCGAAATGGCCGATCCGTTTGGTGCCCCGGCCGGCGGCGGGAATGATCCCTTCGGTGGCGATCCGTTCGGGAATTGA
- a CDS encoding HD-GYP domain-containing protein, protein MSLPPSSPSTDPASPPPPVTDWAAISSVENPEEPSLASEVDQLADALAARFEELTLIHGLTQRLASSLTLTEQSHQVARSLLDELAPCITSSVLAIHLFPSAEHDQRPTQRSGLLSPRHSDEIFEIVGHAVTDNELVAIVEATRAKSKERTGDAGGVALVNDLQLAGGTRLRSVVVPIHRGSTSLGQMVAIRTADQPEFGTIEANMMSSTSTMLAVHLLNQQQYQQMQGMFESMIQSLASALDAKDAYTCGHSNRVAELSFQLAARLGYDDHALANIRMGGILHDIGKIGVDDSVLRKPTRLTDEEFEQIKRHPVLGYDILKGIEQFHPILPAVRHHHESWDGSGYPDGLAGDQIPRDAQIVAVADAFDAMSSDRPYRPGMKLEKVVQIFREGRGVQWAADVVDTLLSLPNLQQYS, encoded by the coding sequence ATGTCTTTGCCACCCTCGTCGCCATCGACCGACCCCGCATCGCCGCCCCCGCCGGTCACCGACTGGGCAGCGATTTCCTCCGTCGAAAACCCCGAGGAGCCGTCTCTGGCGTCCGAGGTCGATCAGCTGGCCGATGCGTTGGCGGCGCGGTTCGAAGAATTGACGCTGATCCACGGCCTGACACAACGCTTGGCTAGCAGTTTGACGCTGACGGAGCAGTCGCATCAGGTCGCCCGTTCGCTGCTCGATGAATTGGCGCCCTGCATCACGTCCTCGGTTCTGGCGATCCATTTGTTCCCGAGTGCCGAGCACGACCAACGGCCGACGCAGCGATCCGGGTTGCTTTCACCGCGACATTCCGACGAGATTTTCGAGATCGTCGGCCATGCGGTGACCGACAACGAACTGGTCGCCATTGTTGAAGCCACCCGAGCGAAGTCGAAAGAACGCACCGGCGACGCCGGCGGCGTCGCTCTGGTCAACGATCTGCAACTGGCCGGCGGGACGCGCCTGCGATCGGTTGTCGTTCCCATTCATCGGGGCAGCACCTCGTTGGGCCAGATGGTCGCGATCCGAACCGCCGACCAGCCCGAGTTCGGGACGATCGAAGCCAACATGATGTCGTCGACGTCCACCATGCTGGCCGTCCACCTGCTGAACCAACAACAGTATCAGCAGATGCAAGGGATGTTCGAAAGCATGATCCAATCGCTGGCGTCGGCATTGGATGCGAAAGACGCCTACACCTGTGGTCACAGCAATCGCGTCGCCGAACTGTCGTTCCAACTCGCCGCACGTCTGGGCTATGACGATCACGCGCTGGCCAACATCCGGATGGGCGGAATCCTTCACGACATCGGCAAAATCGGCGTCGACGATTCGGTGCTGCGCAAACCCACGCGTCTGACCGACGAAGAATTCGAACAGATCAAACGTCACCCGGTGCTCGGTTACGACATCTTGAAAGGGATCGAGCAGTTTCATCCCATCCTGCCCGCGGTCCGTCATCATCACGAATCTTGGGACGGTTCGGGCTATCCCGACGGCCTGGCCGGTGACCAGATCCCACGCGACGCCCAAATCGTCGCGGTGGCCGACGCCTTTGACGCGATGAGCAGCGATCGGCCCTACCGCCCCGGGATGAAACTGGAAAAGGTCGTGCAGATCTTTCGCGAAGGACGCGGCGTCCAATGGGCTGCCGATGTCGTCGACACACTGCTGAGTCTACCGAACCTGCAGCAGTACTCTTAG
- a CDS encoding RNA polymerase sigma factor, whose product MTPDGNSAPRFEYAAIVRSLSPGLTLLARQLCDTPEDIVQEAFLKLFRQTPFPDQPRGWLFKVVRRDALNASRSQSRRKKHEQIRRDQRVNWFVDGVEESIDGEMATRALRSQPVAIREVLVLRLWNGLSFDEIGQLVGVSPRTASRRYQSGLQAIRSQLNIKLEDFTRG is encoded by the coding sequence ATGACGCCAGACGGAAACTCGGCGCCCCGATTCGAATACGCCGCCATCGTGCGCAGTTTGAGCCCTGGTTTGACGCTGTTGGCCAGGCAGTTGTGTGACACGCCGGAAGACATCGTGCAAGAAGCATTTTTGAAACTGTTTCGCCAAACACCGTTCCCGGATCAACCGCGCGGCTGGTTATTCAAAGTCGTTCGACGCGACGCGTTGAATGCGTCACGCTCTCAATCGCGCCGGAAGAAACACGAGCAGATCCGCCGCGACCAACGCGTCAACTGGTTCGTCGACGGTGTTGAAGAATCAATCGATGGTGAAATGGCGACCCGCGCCTTGAGGAGTCAGCCGGTGGCGATTCGAGAGGTTCTGGTGTTGCGATTATGGAATGGGCTTTCATTCGATGAAATCGGCCAACTCGTCGGCGTTTCACCGCGGACGGCCTCGCGGCGTTACCAATCAGGGCTTCAGGCCATCCGGTCTCAGCTGAACATCAAACTCGAAGACTTCACCAGGGGATAG
- a CDS encoding DUF1559 family PulG-like putative transporter, with protein sequence MPTTDQSLAGPRHFGVATLASTRKTPGIHLLAKVATFARRLILSTLATIASLAVTATPASAVDSATVLSVVDENAIVVVRIDPQAFQQLPDAEKAYLRLAGNSLPQHARKTIDPLLESEGGSEAFLLFSASETSQVPFTRDPIVVVPAASGQPPTADADPGQTKQVGSVIITGNLSRLNVDRLGKPSAAQDVFRDAFTALGPAPLQFAVYLNSDRRRAIKEFGLAELETLFPIDSSQLAGVDWVSGSAYPDGQAGLEFVFHVADAGDAKVTRSAIRESIKDRLPAPFQMDSSDQGEDRTLRLKLGPQAGSRQLQVWSSEAKRKIADSRLRRIALGLHNYHSAFSRLPSPVIADDQGRPLLSWRVALLPFLGKDEYRLYQEFHLDEPWDSPHNRPLADQMPDVFAIDASAASGNRSDIVIPVGEGLFFDGDEPKFGDVIDGISNTIMVFETPTEQAEIWSKPANPTPTPANLDEVLGGHFGDQAVIVHGDGSIHWIKPQTIGKSLWARFTRNGKEPID encoded by the coding sequence ATGCCCACAACCGACCAGAGTCTAGCTGGACCGCGCCACTTTGGCGTTGCAACGCTCGCCAGTACGCGGAAAACGCCGGGGATCCACCTTCTGGCGAAGGTAGCTACGTTCGCACGGCGATTGATCCTTTCCACTCTCGCTACAATCGCTTCGCTGGCTGTGACGGCGACTCCCGCCAGCGCCGTTGACTCGGCCACGGTGCTGTCGGTTGTTGACGAGAATGCGATCGTTGTTGTGCGGATCGACCCGCAAGCGTTCCAACAGCTACCGGATGCTGAAAAGGCTTACCTGCGGTTGGCCGGAAACTCGTTGCCCCAGCATGCCCGAAAGACGATCGATCCGCTGTTGGAGTCCGAGGGGGGCAGCGAAGCGTTTCTTCTTTTCAGCGCATCGGAAACCAGTCAGGTGCCCTTCACACGCGATCCCATCGTCGTCGTCCCCGCGGCAAGCGGTCAACCGCCCACGGCGGACGCTGACCCCGGTCAGACCAAGCAGGTCGGATCCGTGATCATCACCGGCAATCTGTCGCGATTGAACGTTGATCGATTGGGAAAACCGTCCGCCGCTCAGGATGTTTTCCGCGACGCATTCACTGCTCTCGGTCCGGCGCCTTTGCAGTTTGCCGTTTATTTAAACAGTGATCGTCGCCGCGCTATCAAGGAGTTCGGTCTCGCCGAATTGGAAACCCTGTTTCCCATCGACTCCAGTCAGCTTGCCGGAGTGGACTGGGTTTCCGGGTCTGCCTATCCGGACGGACAGGCAGGATTGGAGTTTGTCTTTCATGTTGCCGATGCCGGTGATGCTAAGGTGACCCGAAGCGCGATTCGCGAAAGCATTAAGGACCGGCTTCCAGCACCGTTTCAGATGGATAGCAGCGACCAGGGCGAAGACCGCACGTTGCGCCTCAAGCTGGGGCCCCAAGCGGGTAGTCGCCAATTGCAGGTCTGGTCGAGCGAAGCAAAGCGAAAAATCGCGGATTCCAGGCTGCGACGGATTGCACTGGGGCTTCACAATTATCACTCCGCCTTCAGCCGGCTACCCTCGCCGGTGATCGCCGACGATCAGGGGCGGCCCTTGCTCAGTTGGCGAGTGGCGTTGTTACCGTTCTTGGGAAAGGACGAGTACAGGCTGTACCAAGAATTTCACCTGGATGAACCCTGGGACAGCCCGCACAACCGTCCACTCGCCGATCAAATGCCAGACGTCTTTGCCATCGATGCGTCGGCTGCCAGTGGAAACCGTTCGGACATTGTGATCCCCGTCGGCGAGGGATTATTCTTCGACGGGGACGAGCCAAAGTTCGGCGACGTCATCGACGGAATTTCCAACACGATCATGGTGTTCGAAACGCCGACGGAGCAGGCGGAAATCTGGAGCAAGCCCGCCAACCCCACGCCGACGCCGGCGAACCTGGATGAAGTGCTGGGCGGTCATTTTGGTGACCAGGCTGTGATCGTCCATGGCGACGGATCGATCCACTGGATCAAGCCCCAAACGATCGGCAAGTCACTCTGGGCACGCTTCACGCGAAACGGCAAAGAGCCGATCGACTGA
- a CDS encoding FG-GAP-like repeat-containing protein produces MKPGLFTLSVALLILAGCGRQGDSASDQDAELPAASAAEVPRDAVIDRAKRAMAGGDLAAAEKLVRAAMLRAPDDVATLRLAAEIAFADGRPSDTAALVAEAAVANGFADEQLVQNAVLAYVGTGQLFELIELLDQVVAAFPQRHDTRRLLFDFLVNAEDHYRAAPHGRILVRQRQFDRVLLFSLATIEQRNMETNSMVELQKRNPDDPRLRIAEVRSKVDRGQWDGVEATLLQILRHSPGYPPAQILLGQYLVYSHQSDRIAQWIDCVTEATKDRWQYWALLGDVARQRGNEQQAARAYLESVRKNPDIGEVLAKLARTLERLRREDESVDAAMIAAINHRAELLSRFSQEKERLYKLGNRSGAIMAQMSRTLVQLGRLWEAEAWTAYAMTIPDDDIAAVRATRRSIVKQLTADTSWQRELDPLLATLDLSDYPMPDTDLIASSKSNPAEALIRPSVKPVLRDETDRLGLAIDDDARRNRHTSDGVPLYAQMESGGCAIDYDLDGWSDLYVAAAGGTPGETDSANNSMFRNLGGRYANVTAGTDTNDTGFAQGVTFGDVNEDGFPDLVVLNYGPDRIFINNADGTFTPREDWFSSDRQSPWSTSGAIADLNNDGISDFVCLKYCAGMEPATVACQKEDGTVSLCLPTKFAADRDAFFRGRPGGGFEEVTDRWAATPVQPGRGLGLVIGDLDATGGMDVFVANDMTHNHYWTFNDQGELDESATLRGLAVDARFRPQACMGIATADLDADGDVDFFVTNFEQEHNTFYEQTEHGIWADQTTPWGLRQVSYSQLGFGTQAVDFDNDSNLELAITNGHVYQDAEPPSSYAQQMQVLHRVSHDLFEAFEFDTSDGYVADDHVGRAMWTFDADRDGRMDLAITHQREPFKVLMNRTPTEHPWVRFRLVGVEGARDAVGASITVQTEHLTRFAPVVAGDGFYCANERVTHFGLGPDHRRGDPISVSVRWPDGTEDAYQVGENRTWLIVQGDDQAFAVSRNDQLIY; encoded by the coding sequence ATGAAGCCAGGTCTTTTCACACTCTCCGTCGCATTGCTGATTTTGGCGGGCTGTGGCCGGCAGGGCGATTCTGCGTCTGACCAGGATGCAGAATTGCCGGCTGCATCGGCCGCGGAAGTTCCCCGCGATGCCGTGATCGATCGCGCGAAACGCGCCATGGCCGGCGGTGACCTCGCCGCGGCAGAGAAACTTGTCCGCGCCGCGATGTTGCGTGCGCCCGACGATGTCGCAACGCTCCGTTTGGCTGCCGAGATCGCGTTCGCCGACGGGCGTCCCTCGGACACGGCCGCGTTGGTCGCCGAAGCCGCCGTCGCAAACGGTTTCGCCGACGAACAACTGGTCCAAAACGCGGTGCTGGCATACGTGGGAACCGGTCAGTTGTTCGAACTGATCGAGCTGCTCGATCAAGTGGTCGCTGCCTTTCCCCAACGGCACGACACGCGGCGGCTGTTGTTCGATTTCTTGGTCAACGCGGAAGATCACTACCGCGCGGCGCCCCATGGCAGGATTCTGGTTCGCCAGCGCCAGTTTGATCGAGTGTTGCTGTTCTCGCTCGCGACGATCGAACAACGCAACATGGAAACCAATTCGATGGTGGAGTTGCAGAAACGCAATCCGGACGACCCGAGATTGCGAATCGCCGAAGTTCGCTCCAAAGTCGACCGGGGTCAGTGGGACGGAGTCGAAGCGACGCTCCTCCAAATCCTGCGGCACAGCCCCGGCTACCCGCCGGCCCAAATCCTGCTGGGACAGTATCTGGTCTATTCCCATCAGTCCGACCGGATCGCCCAGTGGATCGATTGCGTCACCGAGGCAACGAAAGACCGATGGCAGTACTGGGCCCTGCTCGGTGACGTCGCAAGGCAGCGTGGAAACGAACAACAGGCCGCCAGGGCCTATCTGGAATCCGTACGAAAGAATCCCGATATCGGTGAGGTGCTGGCGAAACTCGCCCGGACGCTGGAGCGACTACGGCGCGAGGATGAATCGGTCGATGCGGCGATGATCGCGGCGATCAATCATCGTGCCGAATTGCTCAGTCGGTTCAGCCAGGAAAAGGAACGGCTGTACAAACTCGGCAATCGATCGGGGGCGATCATGGCCCAGATGTCGCGGACGCTGGTGCAATTGGGGCGGTTGTGGGAAGCGGAGGCGTGGACGGCCTACGCCATGACCATCCCCGACGACGACATCGCCGCCGTCCGCGCGACGCGCCGATCCATCGTCAAGCAACTCACCGCCGACACCTCGTGGCAACGGGAACTCGACCCGCTGCTGGCCACGCTGGATCTGAGCGACTATCCGATGCCCGACACCGACCTGATCGCAAGTTCAAAATCGAATCCGGCCGAGGCTCTGATCCGGCCGTCGGTTAAACCCGTCCTCCGGGACGAGACCGACCGACTGGGCTTGGCCATCGACGATGACGCCCGGCGAAATCGTCACACGTCTGACGGAGTGCCCTTGTATGCGCAGATGGAATCGGGCGGCTGCGCGATTGATTACGACCTCGACGGCTGGTCGGATCTGTACGTCGCCGCCGCAGGCGGAACGCCGGGCGAAACGGATTCGGCAAACAATTCGATGTTTCGCAATCTGGGTGGCCGTTATGCGAACGTGACTGCTGGGACAGACACCAACGACACCGGATTTGCCCAGGGAGTCACGTTCGGCGACGTCAATGAAGACGGATTCCCCGACTTGGTCGTGCTCAACTACGGCCCCGACCGGATCTTCATCAACAACGCCGACGGAACGTTCACGCCCCGCGAGGACTGGTTTTCCAGCGACCGCCAGTCCCCCTGGTCGACCAGCGGGGCGATCGCCGATCTGAACAACGACGGGATCTCGGACTTTGTTTGCTTGAAGTATTGCGCCGGAATGGAACCCGCCACCGTCGCCTGCCAAAAAGAGGACGGAACGGTCAGCCTCTGTCTGCCGACCAAGTTTGCCGCCGATCGTGATGCGTTCTTTCGCGGACGCCCGGGCGGAGGATTTGAGGAGGTCACGGACCGATGGGCGGCGACGCCGGTACAGCCGGGGCGTGGGTTGGGGCTGGTCATCGGTGATCTGGATGCGACCGGCGGAATGGACGTGTTCGTGGCCAATGACATGACCCACAACCACTATTGGACTTTCAACGATCAAGGGGAACTGGACGAATCGGCCACCTTGCGTGGGCTGGCGGTCGATGCCCGTTTTCGCCCTCAAGCGTGCATGGGGATCGCCACCGCGGACTTGGACGCCGACGGCGATGTTGATTTTTTTGTGACGAACTTTGAACAGGAACACAACACGTTCTATGAACAAACCGAACACGGGATTTGGGCCGATCAAACGACACCATGGGGGCTGAGGCAGGTGAGTTATTCACAGCTCGGATTCGGCACCCAGGCCGTCGACTTTGACAACGATTCCAACCTCGAACTGGCGATCACCAACGGGCATGTTTACCAAGACGCGGAACCTCCATCGAGCTACGCGCAACAGATGCAGGTACTTCACCGCGTGTCACACGATCTTTTCGAAGCGTTCGAATTTGATACGTCCGACGGCTACGTTGCCGACGATCACGTCGGCCGAGCGATGTGGACCTTCGACGCCGATCGCGACGGGCGCATGGACCTGGCAATCACGCACCAGCGAGAACCTTTTAAGGTGTTGATGAACCGGACTCCTACGGAGCACCCTTGGGTCCGGTTTCGTCTGGTCGGGGTTGAGGGTGCACGGGATGCCGTCGGCGCATCGATCACCGTCCAAACCGAGCACCTGACGCGTTTCGCCCCCGTGGTCGCCGGTGACGGGTTCTATTGTGCGAACGAACGTGTCACCCACTTCGGACTCGGACCGGATCACCGCCGTGGCGACCCGATCAGCGTTTCGGTCCGCTGGCCGGACGGAACCGAAGACGCGTATCAAGTCGGCGAGAATCGAACGTGGCTGATCGTCCAGGGTGACGATCAAGCGTTTGCCGTCTCGCGGAACGACCAGTTGATTTACTAG
- a CDS encoding lipoprotein, translating into MSKLFCSLMLAASCFLLVGCGDAGPSSVVENAQQSDVDEYNRMLQEEQAQMKEGMEAAAKEGIKGY; encoded by the coding sequence ATGTCAAAACTCTTTTGCTCTCTGATGCTCGCCGCATCATGTTTCCTGCTGGTTGGATGCGGAGACGCCGGCCCCTCAAGCGTCGTCGAAAATGCCCAACAGTCCGACGTCGATGAATACAATCGAATGTTGCAAGAGGAACAGGCTCAAATGAAAGAGGGAATGGAAGCGGCCGCCAAGGAAGGCATCAAAGGCTACTGA
- a CDS encoding DUF1559 domain-containing protein, which yields MSRTCSRKGFTLVELLVVIAIIGILVGLLLPAVQAAREAARRMSCSNNFKQIGIAMHNYHAAYKSLPMHGGGTTDTITQHIWRPSEISNNGRLSYLVGLTPFMEQQGIWNDISNPLNRDSLGNTPPNPSGNGGAQALRSGAGFSPMGPTPDEILYTPWASEIPTLRCPSDPGVGLPALGRTNYAACLGDSAERAHQGAWGNGTAPLGQPNQTLSIEITGAARGVFITHKSTKFRDILDGLSNTIAAGEIATDLGDKDTRTIATNRGWSFIRNFPPTDCDPLIDPDRPRFWAPTTATVGATSGRGFRWAEHIPNSSGFFTASPPNHAICTEQNSGNSGWYTASSRHQGGAHVLMADGAVIFMTDSVESGDQNALGINAYRTPGAKSPYGLWGALGTRAAYETIEEQLNQ from the coding sequence ATGTCCCGGACATGTTCCCGCAAGGGGTTCACGCTCGTCGAATTGCTGGTGGTGATCGCCATCATCGGCATCCTGGTCGGATTGCTGCTGCCCGCCGTTCAAGCGGCCCGCGAAGCGGCTCGCCGGATGAGTTGCAGCAACAATTTCAAGCAGATCGGAATTGCGATGCACAACTATCACGCCGCCTACAAGAGTCTGCCGATGCACGGTGGCGGTACCACCGACACCATCACCCAGCACATCTGGCGTCCTTCGGAGATTTCAAACAACGGACGGCTGAGCTACCTAGTCGGGTTGACGCCGTTCATGGAGCAGCAAGGGATCTGGAATGACATCTCCAATCCTCTGAACCGCGATTCGCTGGGCAATACGCCCCCCAATCCCAGCGGCAACGGCGGCGCACAAGCGCTTCGCAGCGGCGCCGGATTCTCCCCGATGGGCCCCACCCCGGACGAGATTCTGTACACCCCCTGGGCCAGCGAAATCCCGACGCTTCGATGCCCCAGTGACCCGGGCGTTGGACTGCCGGCGTTGGGGCGAACGAACTATGCCGCGTGCCTGGGCGATTCGGCCGAACGAGCCCACCAGGGCGCGTGGGGCAACGGCACCGCGCCACTTGGCCAGCCCAATCAAACGCTTTCGATCGAAATCACCGGGGCCGCACGTGGGGTCTTCATCACCCACAAGTCCACGAAATTCCGTGACATCCTGGACGGCCTGTCCAACACGATCGCGGCCGGCGAAATCGCGACCGACCTGGGCGACAAAGATACGCGAACGATTGCGACCAACCGCGGTTGGTCCTTTATCCGCAACTTCCCGCCGACCGATTGCGATCCTTTGATCGACCCGGATCGTCCCCGTTTCTGGGCGCCGACCACAGCAACCGTCGGAGCGACAAGTGGCCGCGGCTTCCGCTGGGCCGAGCACATCCCCAACTCGTCCGGCTTCTTCACCGCCTCGCCTCCGAACCATGCGATCTGCACCGAACAAAACTCGGGCAATTCGGGCTGGTACACGGCGTCCAGCCGTCACCAGGGTGGTGCTCACGTCCTGATGGCCGACGGTGCAGTAATCTTCATGACCGATTCGGTCGAGTCGGGTGACCAGAACGCGCTGGGGATCAATGCCTATCGCACACCGGGTGCGAAAAGCCCCTACGGTTTATGGGGAGCACTCGGTACCCGCGCAGCCTACGAGACGATCGAAGAACAGCTGAACCAGTGA
- a CDS encoding AraC family transcriptional regulator, translated as MASDPDFISRQTRESKRFYLDLNPPPEERLSVVCGGVERMLPDYVVERSGFPYFGIELVTEGHGWLVLEGQRFRLSRGVAFAYGPGIQHRIENAPPGAMRKYYLDIAGSEAQSLVTAAGLLSGKPVITARVGELTELWDKIDREAGENTSFSADICQLITRILLLKIRQRRITTGEKSIPKSFQTYEHVRAFIEKHYLDLSTIEEVAQACEITPIYVSRLFKKHASIGAYQFLIRLRMHHAAELLLHEQMKVKDVAEVMGFADPFQFSRAFKRVYGVAPSKLVSRHESSSLPETR; from the coding sequence ATGGCAAGCGATCCCGATTTCATCTCGCGCCAAACGAGGGAGTCAAAGCGTTTTTACCTGGATCTGAATCCTCCGCCGGAGGAGCGATTGTCGGTGGTGTGTGGCGGCGTGGAACGGATGCTGCCGGACTACGTTGTTGAACGATCCGGGTTTCCTTATTTCGGGATCGAATTGGTCACCGAAGGCCATGGTTGGTTGGTCTTGGAAGGCCAGCGGTTTCGTCTTTCCCGTGGCGTCGCGTTCGCTTACGGCCCGGGCATCCAGCATCGCATCGAGAATGCACCGCCCGGCGCGATGCGCAAGTACTACCTGGACATCGCGGGGTCAGAGGCACAGTCGCTGGTCACCGCGGCCGGCTTGCTTAGCGGCAAGCCGGTGATCACCGCTCGCGTCGGAGAGTTGACCGAACTGTGGGACAAGATCGATCGCGAAGCCGGTGAGAATACAAGTTTCTCGGCGGACATCTGTCAGCTGATCACCCGCATTCTGCTTTTAAAGATTCGCCAGCGACGGATCACCACCGGCGAAAAGTCGATCCCGAAATCGTTCCAGACCTACGAGCACGTCCGCGCATTTATTGAAAAGCACTACCTGGATCTTTCCACCATCGAAGAGGTCGCCCAAGCCTGTGAGATCACGCCGATCTATGTGTCGCGGCTGTTCAAGAAACACGCTTCGATCGGGGCGTATCAGTTCTTGATTCGGTTGCGCATGCATCACGCGGCGGAGTTGCTGTTGCACGAGCAGATGAAGGTCAAGGATGTCGCCGAGGTGATGGGATTTGCCGACCCGTTTCAATTCTCCAGGGCATTCAAACGCGTGTATGGCGTCGCGCCGTCCAAGCTTGTCAGTCGACACGAAAGTTCGTCATTGCCGGAAACGCGTTGA